DNA sequence from the Nesterenkonia lutea genome:
AAGCATGCTGGCGTCTCCCACCAGAGCGTCTCCAGAGTTCTGAACACCCCCGAAGCGGTCCATCCGGACACCCGTCAGCGGATCGAGCGCTCGATGGCGGCGCTGGGGTACCGGCGCAACAGCCAGGCCCGTGCGCTGAAGACCCAGAGCAGCGGGTTGATCGGCGTCGTCGGCCAGGGAGACACCGATTTCGGTCCGACCCGGATGACCTGGGCCATCGAGAGCGCGGCACGTCAGCGCGGCTATGCGACCGCGCTGAGCGTGGTGCGCGACCAGCGTCCTGAGACGATCGACTCCACGCTGGACTTCTTCCTCAGCCATGGCATCGACGGGATCGTGGTGATCACTCCGGTGCCGGCGCTCGCCGAAGCGGCCAAGCAGCTCTCCGCACGACTGCCGCTGGTGCTGGTGACCTCCGGACTGTGGCCTGCGGACAATATGAACGTGGCAGGGATCGACCAGGAACTGGGCGCTCGCCGAGCCACTCAGCATCTGATCGATCAGGGCCACCGGTCGATCGCGCATATCGCCGGGCCCATGGACTGGTTCGATGCGCGGGGCCGTGTGGTCGGCTGGCGGCAGGCGCTCGCCGTCGCGGACCTCAGTGCTCCACAGATGATCCGCGCCGGAGGATGGACCGCCGAAGCGGGGTACGACGCGGCCCAGCTGCTTCTCGCTGCCGATGAGCTGCCTGATGCCGTGTTCGCCGCCAATGACTTCATCGCCCTGGGGCTGATCCGCGCCCTGCAGGAACAGGGGCTCACCGTGCCGGGAGACATCTCAGTGGTCGGCTTCGACGACGTGGACGCCGCTGGATACTTCTCCCCGCCGCTGACGACCGTTCGCCAGCCCTTTGAAGAGGCCGGACGTGCCGCGCTGGAGCTGCTGCTCGATGTCAGCGACGGCCTGACCCACGTGCCGAACTTCATCTCGCCTGAACTCGTGGAGCGTGGCTCCACCGCTTTCAAAAGCTGAAGAGAATCTTGGGCGTGGCTTGACGGAACCTGGGATGTTAACGTTAACATGACTGAGACGTGGATCACGTGATGCCTGTCACCGGATCAGCGGCGGGCGGCGAAGGCCACGTGCGGAGCGTCAGCAAGTCAGTTCATTCAGAGGCCGTTCACGGTCAGGTCCAGTTCAAGGAAGAACGGTGTTCAATGCCAGCTGCGGATGCAGTCGTCATCGGAGTCGATTACGGCACGCTCTCAGGACGCGCCCTGGTGGTCCGGGTCAGCGACGGCGCGGAGCTCGGCTCGGCGGTGCACCCCTACGCCCACGCGGTGATGGATCAGCGCCTGACCGCTCACCGTTCAGAGCCGCTGCCGCCGGAATGGGCGCTGCAGGTCCCCGGTGATTACGTGGATGTGTTGAAGAACGCGGTTCCAGCAGCCCTGCGCGAGGCAGCAGTAAGCCCTGAGGACGTCATCGGGATCGCCACCGACTTCACCGCCTGCACCATGGTGCCGACGAGGACGGACGGCACTCCGCTGAGTGAACTCCCCGAATACGCTGATCGCCCCCATGCATACGTCAAGCTCTGGAAGCACCACGCCGCCCAGGCGCAGGCTGACCGGATCAACGAGCTCGCCCATGCCCGGAACGAACCGTGGATCGGCCGCTACGGCGGGTTCATCTCCTCCGAATGGGAGTTCGCCAAGGGGCTGCAGGTCCTGGAGGAGGATCCGGAGATCTATGCCGCGATGGACCACTGGGTCGAAGCGGCAGACTGGATCGTCTGGCAGCTCACCGGAGAATATCTCCGCAATGCCTGCACCGCAGGATATAAGGGCATCTATCAGGACGGGTCCTATCCGGACGCCGACTTCCTGCACGCCCTGAACCCCGACTTCTCCGGCTTCGTGACCGAGAAGCTCGAACATGAGATCGGTCAGCTCGGCGAACGCGCAGGCGGCCTCACGGCGCAGGCCGCGGCCTGGACCGGGCTCCCCGAAGGCATCGCGGTGGCCGTGGGCAACGTCGACGCCCATGTCACCGCCCCCGCTGCGGACGCCGTGGCCCCCGGACAGATGGTCGCGATCATGGGCACCTCCACCTGCCACGTGATGAACGGTGACCGGCTCGCCGAGGTTCCTGGGATGTGCGGCGCCGTCCAGGGCGGCATCACCGAAGGACTCTGGGGCTACGAGGCCGGCCAGTCAGGCGTCGGAGACATCTTCGCCTGGTACGTGGAGAACCAGGTGCCCGGCAGCTACAGCGAAGAGGCTGAATCCCGGGGCATCAGCATCCATGAGCTGCTCACCGAGAAGGCCGCCGCGCAGCCGGTGGGAGCCCACGGACTGGTGGCCCTGGACTGGCATTCCGGCAACCGGTCCGTGCTCGTGGACCACGAGCTGTCCGGGCTGATGCTGGGTCAGACCCTGGCCACCAGGCCCGAGGACGGATACCGGGCGCTGCTCGAGGCCACGGCATTCGGAACCCGCACCATCGTCGAGGCCTTCAACGCCTCCGGTGTTCCGGTGACCGAGCTCGTGGTCGCCGGCGGACTGCTCCGGAACGCCTTCCTGATGCAGACCTATGCCGATGTCACCGGACTGCCGATCTCGACCATCACCTCGACGCAGGGACCGGCGCTGGGCTCCGCCATCCACGCGGCCGTGGCCGCGGGCGCCCACCCGGACGTCTCCACCGCGGGGTCCATCATGGGCGGACGACGCAAGAACGCCTACACCCCGCAGCCCGAGGCGGCGGCCGCCTATGACGAGCTCTTCGCCGAATACCGCGCCCTGCATGACTACTTCGGTCGCGGCACCAATGACATGATGCGCCGGCTCAAGGCGATCCGTCGTCGCGCCCATGCTCAGGCGGTGACCGCATGAGCACTCTGCATCTGAACGAGTTCTCGGACTCGGCGAACCAGGCCATCGCAGCCACCCGGCAGATCGTGGCAGATCTGCATGCGGAGCTGCCGCGCAATGACCTGGTCGCCTGGACCGCGGGCAACGTCTCCCAACGGGTGGACCTCGGCGAGGACGCACCCGAGCCGGTCCCGGCGGTCTTCGTGATCAAGCCCTCCGGGGTCAGCTACGACGAGCTGACCGCTTCGAACATGGTGGTCTGCACATTGGACGGCACCAAGATCGACGACGACACCTCCACCGGGCTGTCCCCCTCCTCCGACACCGCCGCCCACGCCTACGTCTACCGGCACATGCCCGCCGTGGGCGGGGTCGTGCACACCCATTCGGCGTATGCGACCTCCTGGGCCGCCCGGGGTGAAGTCATCCCGTGCGTGCTGACCATGATGGCTGATGAGTTCGGCGGAGACGTGCCTGTCGGGCCCTTCGCGCTGATCGGAGATGACTCCATCGGCCGCGGCATCGTGGAGACCCTGCAGGGCTCCCGATCACCGGCGGTGCTGATGGACCGTCATGGTCCCTTCACCATCGGGGCCGGGGCCCAAGAGGCGGTGAAGGCGGCGGTGCTCTGTGAAGAGGTCGCCCGCACGGTGCACCTGGCCCGGGCCTACGGGGAGCCGCAGCGGATCGCCCAGCACCAGATCGACGCGCTGTATGCGCGGTATCAGAACGTCTATGGACAGAAGGACCACGCATGAGCTCGAAGTCTCACACCCCCGCTTCCCCGCCGTTTGAGGGGAAGTCGATCTGGTTCCTCACCGGGTCTCAGGGGCTCTATGGCCAGGAGACCCTGGATCAGGTCGCCGCCCAGTCTCAGCAGGTCACCGCCGCCCTCGACGGCGCCGGACAGATCCCGGTGGACATCGTGTGGAAGCCGGTGCTCACCGAGCGTGACGCGATCAGACGTGCTGCTCTGGAGGCCAACGCCGATGAGGACTGCCTGGGGGTGATCGTGTGGATGCACACGTTCTCTCCGGCGAAGATGTGGATCGCCGGGCTCGAGGCGCTGGCGAAGCCGCTGCTGCATTTCCACACCCAGGCGAACATGGCGCTGCCCTGGGCTGATATCGACATGGACTTCATGAACCTGAACCAGGCCGCCCATGGTGACCGGGAGTTCGGTTACATCGCGACCCGCACCGGGGTGCGCCGCAAGACCGTCGTCGGTCACAGCACCGACCCGCGGGTCCAGTCCGAGGTGGGCACCTGGGCGCGTGCCGCCGCGGGGTGGAACGCGCTGCAGAACATGCGGGTGTGTCGGTTCGGGGACAACATGCGCAATGTCGCGGTCACCGAGGGCGACAAGACCGAGGCGGAGATCCGGCTGGGCACCTCGATCAATACCTGGGCGGTCAATGACCTGGTTGAGCGTGTGGACGCGGTCAGCCAGGACCAGGTGGACGCGCTGCTGGCTGAATACGACGCGCACTACGAGGTCGCCGTCGAGCTTCAGGCAGGCGGGGCGCGCCGGGAGTCCCTGGCCTATGCCGCCCGCCAGGAGGCAGGGATCCGTTCCTTCCTGGAAGAGGGCGGGTTCGAAGCGTTCACCACCAACTTCGAAGACCTCGGCGGGCTGCGTCAGCTTCCGGGCCTGGCGGTGCAGCGACTGATGGCCGCCGGCTACGGCTTCGGCGCTGAGGGCGACTGGAAGACCGCGGTTCTGGTCCGCGCGGCGAAGGTCATGGGCCACGGGCTCCCCGGGGGTGCGTCGCTGATGGAGGACTACACCTACGAGATGACTCCGGGGCGGGAGAAGATCCTCGGGGCCCACATGCTTGAGATCTGTCCCTCGCTGACCCGCTCGACTCCGCGGATCGAGATCCACCCGCTGGGCATCGGAGACCGGGAGGACCCGGTGAGGATGGTCTTCGACACCGACCCCGGCGAGGGTGTGGTCGTGGCGATGTCTGATCTGCGTGAACGCTTCCGGCTGACGGCGAACCTGGTGGATGTGGTGGCTCCGGACGAGCCACTGCCGAATCTGCCGGTGGCCCGGGCTGTGTGGGAGCCGCGTCCGGACTTCGCGACCTCGGCGACCTGCTGGCTCACCGCGGGAGCGGCGCATCACACGGTGCTCTCCACTGCGGCCGGGATTGAGGCCTTCGAGGACCTGGCAGAGATCGCCGGGATGGAGCTGGTGGTCATCGACGATGAGACGACTGCTCGGGGCTTCGCCCGGGAGCTGCGGCACAACGCGGCGTACCACCGACTTGCGCAGGGCCTCTAGCCCGTCTGCGCACCAAGAACCCACTCATTCGCACCACGTGCCTACCGCAGGGGCGGGCACGAAACCCAGGAGGAATACACCATGCAGAACCGATCAATGAAGATGCTGGGCGCCTCGGCCGCCCTGGTTTTGGGACTCACCGCATGTTCCGGCGGAGGCGCCGGCAGTGACGGCGGCGACGGCGGCGGTGACGCCGACGCAGCACCGGAGGACATGACAGTCGGCGTCGCGATGCCGACCCAGACCTACGAGCGCTGGCTCAATGACGGCGCCTCGGTGGAGGAGGGACTGGAGGAGCTCGGCTACACCGCAGACCTGCAGTTCGCTGACGACGACATCCCCACCCAGCAGCAGCAGATCGACCAGATGATCACCCAGGAGTATGACGCGCTGATCATCGCCTCCATCGACGGCTCGGCGCTGACCAGCCAGCTCGATGCCGCCGCGGCGGCAGACATCCCCGTGATCTCCTATGACCGACTGCTGACCAACAGCGAGAACGTCGACTTCTACGTCACCTTCGACAACTTCGCCGTGGGCCAGGAACAGGCCAATGCGCTGCTCTACGGACTCGGCGTCTTCGATGAGAACTTCGAGGAGGCCGAAGATGCTCCCGAGGAGACGCTGAACGTGGAGCTCTTCGCCGGATCCCTGGATGACAACAACGCCCGTTTCTTCTGGGACGGTGCGATGGATGTGCTGGAGCCCTATATCGAGGACGGGACCCTCGCGGTTCCCTCCGGCCAGACCACCATTGATCAGGCCGCCACCCAGCGCTGGGAGCAGGAGACCGCCCAGGAGCGCATGGAGAACCTGCTCACCAGTGACTACCGCGGCGAGGAGGAGCTCCACGGTGTGCTCTCCCCGGCAGATCCGCTCTCCCGCGGCATCATCAACGCTCTGCGCAGCGCCGGCATGGGTGATGACATCGAAAGCGGTCTGCCGATCGTGACCGGGCAGGACGCGGAGATCGCTTCGGTCTCGCTGATCGCCGAGGGCGTGCAGCACTCGACCATCTTCAAGGACACGCGCAACCTCGCCGATGAGGCCGTCAATGCCGCGGACGCCTTCCTCAACGGGGAAGAGCCTGAGGCCAACGACACCGAGAGCTATGACAACGGCTCCGCTGTGATCCCCTCCTACCTGCTGCCGGTGGAGATGATCCTGGAGGAGAACTACGAGGAGATCCTCGTGGACTCCGACTTCTACACCGAGGAACAGGTCGAATCCGGCCAGCAGTGATCGAACACTGAGCACGATCTGTCACTGAGCTGAGCACCGCTCACCAGTTTCGCCGGTCGGGTCCGGGGTGAAAGCCCCGGGCCCGACCTTCGGCAGAGGTCCTAAGGAGGGCCCATGAATGAGAACATCCTTGAGATGCGCTCCATCACCAAGCGATTCCCCGGTGTGGTGGCGCTCCAAGACGTGAATCTGCAGGTCCGCAGGGGAGAGATCCACGCTGTCTGCGGCGAGAACGGAGCCGGCAAGTCCACTCTGATGAAGGTGCTCTCCGGCGTGCACCCCGCCGGCACCTATGAGGGCGAGATCCACTTCGAGTCCAAGCAGGTGAGCTTCTCCTCGCTCAATGACTCCGAGGACCTGGGCATCGTCATCATCCACCAGGAGCTGGCGCTGGTGCCCCACCTCTCCGTGGCAGAGAACATCTTCCTCGGCAATGAGAAGAGCCGCGCCGGGATCATCAACTGGCACGAGGTCAACCTGGCGGCCGCAGATCTCCTGGAGAAGGTCGGTCTCCGTGAGAACCCGGTGACCCCCGTGGGTCACCTCGGCGTGGGCAAGCAGCAGCTGGTGGAGATCGCCAAGGCGCTGAGCAAAGACGTGAAGCT
Encoded proteins:
- a CDS encoding LacI family DNA-binding transcriptional regulator codes for the protein MIDVAKHAGVSHQSVSRVLNTPEAVHPDTRQRIERSMAALGYRRNSQARALKTQSSGLIGVVGQGDTDFGPTRMTWAIESAARQRGYATALSVVRDQRPETIDSTLDFFLSHGIDGIVVITPVPALAEAAKQLSARLPLVLVTSGLWPADNMNVAGIDQELGARRATQHLIDQGHRSIAHIAGPMDWFDARGRVVGWRQALAVADLSAPQMIRAGGWTAEAGYDAAQLLLAADELPDAVFAANDFIALGLIRALQEQGLTVPGDISVVGFDDVDAAGYFSPPLTTVRQPFEEAGRAALELLLDVSDGLTHVPNFISPELVERGSTAFKS
- the araB gene encoding ribulokinase, with amino-acid sequence MPAADAVVIGVDYGTLSGRALVVRVSDGAELGSAVHPYAHAVMDQRLTAHRSEPLPPEWALQVPGDYVDVLKNAVPAALREAAVSPEDVIGIATDFTACTMVPTRTDGTPLSELPEYADRPHAYVKLWKHHAAQAQADRINELAHARNEPWIGRYGGFISSEWEFAKGLQVLEEDPEIYAAMDHWVEAADWIVWQLTGEYLRNACTAGYKGIYQDGSYPDADFLHALNPDFSGFVTEKLEHEIGQLGERAGGLTAQAAAWTGLPEGIAVAVGNVDAHVTAPAADAVAPGQMVAIMGTSTCHVMNGDRLAEVPGMCGAVQGGITEGLWGYEAGQSGVGDIFAWYVENQVPGSYSEEAESRGISIHELLTEKAAAQPVGAHGLVALDWHSGNRSVLVDHELSGLMLGQTLATRPEDGYRALLEATAFGTRTIVEAFNASGVPVTELVVAGGLLRNAFLMQTYADVTGLPISTITSTQGPALGSAIHAAVAAGAHPDVSTAGSIMGGRRKNAYTPQPEAAAAYDELFAEYRALHDYFGRGTNDMMRRLKAIRRRAHAQAVTA
- a CDS encoding L-ribulose-5-phosphate 4-epimerase, yielding MSTLHLNEFSDSANQAIAATRQIVADLHAELPRNDLVAWTAGNVSQRVDLGEDAPEPVPAVFVIKPSGVSYDELTASNMVVCTLDGTKIDDDTSTGLSPSSDTAAHAYVYRHMPAVGGVVHTHSAYATSWAARGEVIPCVLTMMADEFGGDVPVGPFALIGDDSIGRGIVETLQGSRSPAVLMDRHGPFTIGAGAQEAVKAAVLCEEVARTVHLARAYGEPQRIAQHQIDALYARYQNVYGQKDHA
- the araA gene encoding L-arabinose isomerase: MSSKSHTPASPPFEGKSIWFLTGSQGLYGQETLDQVAAQSQQVTAALDGAGQIPVDIVWKPVLTERDAIRRAALEANADEDCLGVIVWMHTFSPAKMWIAGLEALAKPLLHFHTQANMALPWADIDMDFMNLNQAAHGDREFGYIATRTGVRRKTVVGHSTDPRVQSEVGTWARAAAGWNALQNMRVCRFGDNMRNVAVTEGDKTEAEIRLGTSINTWAVNDLVERVDAVSQDQVDALLAEYDAHYEVAVELQAGGARRESLAYAARQEAGIRSFLEEGGFEAFTTNFEDLGGLRQLPGLAVQRLMAAGYGFGAEGDWKTAVLVRAAKVMGHGLPGGASLMEDYTYEMTPGREKILGAHMLEICPSLTRSTPRIEIHPLGIGDREDPVRMVFDTDPGEGVVVAMSDLRERFRLTANLVDVVAPDEPLPNLPVARAVWEPRPDFATSATCWLTAGAAHHTVLSTAAGIEAFEDLAEIAGMELVVIDDETTARGFARELRHNAAYHRLAQGL
- the chvE gene encoding multiple monosaccharide ABC transporter substrate-binding protein encodes the protein MQNRSMKMLGASAALVLGLTACSGGGAGSDGGDGGGDADAAPEDMTVGVAMPTQTYERWLNDGASVEEGLEELGYTADLQFADDDIPTQQQQIDQMITQEYDALIIASIDGSALTSQLDAAAAADIPVISYDRLLTNSENVDFYVTFDNFAVGQEQANALLYGLGVFDENFEEAEDAPEETLNVELFAGSLDDNNARFFWDGAMDVLEPYIEDGTLAVPSGQTTIDQAATQRWEQETAQERMENLLTSDYRGEEELHGVLSPADPLSRGIINALRSAGMGDDIESGLPIVTGQDAEIASVSLIAEGVQHSTIFKDTRNLADEAVNAADAFLNGEEPEANDTESYDNGSAVIPSYLLPVEMILEENYEEILVDSDFYTEEQVESGQQ